The following are encoded in a window of Salinibacter ruber DSM 13855 genomic DNA:
- a CDS encoding DUF2256 domain-containing protein → MSHQNLPTKTCPVCNREFEWRKKWEDDWENVKYCSERCRRNKDRDHIPWAKEE, encoded by the coding sequence ATGAGTCACCAAAATCTCCCCACGAAAACATGTCCCGTGTGCAATCGCGAGTTTGAGTGGCGCAAGAAGTGGGAGGACGACTGGGAAAACGTGAAGTACTGCAGCGAACGCTGCCGCCGCAACAAGGACCGCGACCACATCCCCTGGGCCAAGGAGGAGTAG
- a CDS encoding SAM-dependent methyltransferase: protein MRPASPFARTLVVPLLVCSLVGAGLLPLAGCAQDPDPSSTRGPDTSAVQGPAPATSPSIVDSTVDADVPFVVSPEKTVEGMLELAGVTESDTVYDLGSGDGRVPIAAAKQHGARGVGIEIKPDLVQRARKRAKLAGVSDRVEFRHQDLFEADFSDATVVTMYLFPEVNLRLRPMLFEQLDPGTRVVSHSFDMNGWEPDSTVTVDGDVLYLWTIPDEIPAHLQE from the coding sequence ATGCGTCCCGCCTCTCCCTTCGCGCGCACACTGGTCGTTCCGCTCCTCGTGTGCAGTCTCGTGGGGGCCGGACTCCTTCCCCTCGCCGGCTGTGCGCAGGATCCGGATCCATCGTCGACCCGTGGGCCGGACACCTCGGCCGTGCAGGGCCCTGCGCCCGCGACGTCCCCTTCAATCGTGGACTCGACGGTCGATGCCGACGTCCCCTTCGTCGTGAGCCCCGAGAAGACGGTCGAGGGCATGCTCGAGCTCGCCGGCGTCACGGAGTCCGACACGGTGTACGACCTCGGCAGTGGCGACGGGCGCGTCCCCATCGCGGCTGCCAAGCAACACGGCGCCCGCGGCGTCGGAATCGAGATCAAGCCCGACCTCGTCCAGCGGGCCCGGAAGCGGGCCAAGCTCGCCGGGGTGAGCGACCGGGTGGAATTTCGGCACCAGGACCTCTTCGAGGCCGACTTCAGCGACGCGACCGTCGTGACGATGTACCTCTTCCCGGAGGTCAACCTGAGGCTTCGTCCGATGCTCTTCGAGCAGCTCGACCCGGGGACGCGGGTGGTCTCCCACAGCTTCGACATGAACGGCTGGGAGCCCGACTCGACGGTCACCGTGGACGGGGACGTGTTGTACCTCTGGACCATTCCCGATGAGATTCCCGCCCACCTACAAGAGTAG